From a single Bacillus pseudomycoides DSM 12442 genomic region:
- a CDS encoding FtsK/SpoIIIE domain-containing protein, translating into MLSLLLIPATFITVAYFCQGKGMSDKKKIATFFEITKICVQHKGELQYPIFIKEMEDDISKNYVYKLPLGVPSQLIKKLAEVLEEGLYKPVKISFYQRELHIRVFKKKIPERWNWSKDLLKEQTWRVMMGKSLDKYIYHDFESTPHMCVSGMTRFGKTVFLKNVMTSLILQQPQHVSFFIIDLKEGLEFSPYKDLSQVVEVAENPQQALEMLAKVRKNMLRQIEIMKNYYLTNIIDTSIRERCFIIVDEGANLCPTQGLPKKQRDLLYMCQEMLSEIARVGGGLGFRLIFCTQYPTSDTLPRQIKQNADAKLGFRLPTAIASQVALDEPGLEDLPSLPGRALFKTDRTEEIQVPYLKDKEMWDLLKQYKVVKQHEASNAQTESEANRDFIHFE; encoded by the coding sequence ATGTTATCACTTTTATTAATTCCAGCAACCTTTATAACAGTAGCTTATTTTTGCCAAGGTAAAGGAATGAGTGATAAGAAAAAAATTGCAACCTTTTTTGAAATTACAAAGATCTGTGTTCAGCATAAAGGGGAATTACAATATCCGATTTTCATAAAGGAAATGGAAGATGACATAAGTAAGAATTATGTTTACAAGTTACCACTTGGTGTCCCAAGTCAGCTAATCAAAAAGTTAGCTGAAGTATTGGAAGAAGGACTCTACAAACCTGTTAAAATATCGTTTTATCAAAGGGAGCTTCATATTCGGGTATTTAAGAAAAAAATACCTGAAAGGTGGAATTGGTCTAAGGATTTGTTAAAGGAGCAAACATGGCGTGTTATGATGGGGAAATCGTTAGATAAGTACATCTATCATGACTTTGAGAGCACACCGCATATGTGCGTGTCGGGTATGACGCGTTTTGGAAAAACAGTATTTCTAAAAAATGTGATGACGAGTTTAATTTTACAACAGCCTCAACATGTGAGTTTTTTTATTATCGATCTAAAGGAAGGTCTAGAATTTAGTCCTTATAAGGATCTGTCCCAAGTAGTAGAAGTAGCTGAAAACCCACAACAAGCGTTAGAAATGTTGGCTAAAGTACGTAAAAATATGCTAAGACAGATTGAGATAATGAAGAATTATTATTTGACCAATATCATAGACACATCAATTAGAGAACGCTGTTTCATCATAGTAGATGAAGGAGCAAATCTTTGTCCGACACAAGGGCTTCCGAAAAAACAACGGGATTTATTATATATGTGTCAGGAGATGTTATCTGAAATTGCACGAGTTGGAGGAGGTTTAGGGTTCCGGCTCATATTTTGCACTCAATATCCTACTTCGGATACATTACCAAGGCAAATTAAACAAAATGCTGATGCAAAATTAGGGTTTCGGTTACCTACAGCAATCGCTTCGCAAGTTGCTTTGGATGAACCAGGGCTTGAGGATTTACCTTCCCTTCCAGGAAGAGCATTGTTTAAGACAGATCGTACAGAAGAAATTCAGGTACCTTATCTGAAGGATAAAGAAATGTGGGATTTACTAAAGCAATACAAGGTGGTGAAACAACATGAAGCATCAAACGCTCAAACAGAAAGCGAGGCAAATCGAGATTTTATCCACTTTGAGTAA
- a CDS encoding replication-relaxation family protein, with the protein MKHQTLKQKARQIEILSTLSKLDFATRRQLQAIHCLGSIRNANRVLKDLTPYCHITKIAREHVYYLNKKGRDLLGITRTVKKNSQLQHILMRNESWMWLGFPEWKTERPIEFSIKGQRYQIIPDATYFDDKVPHFVEVDRMQHMKANEHKIQLYGHITDIYKRQNAIVPVIIFFTLSDYRQSKLEQYAVKQNVFMRTFVMDDIF; encoded by the coding sequence ATGAAGCATCAAACGCTCAAACAGAAAGCGAGGCAAATCGAGATTTTATCCACTTTGAGTAAATTAGACTTTGCAACCAGGAGACAATTGCAAGCCATTCACTGTTTAGGAAGTATTCGGAATGCAAATCGTGTATTAAAGGATCTGACTCCATATTGTCACATCACAAAAATAGCTCGTGAACATGTATATTATTTAAATAAAAAAGGACGTGATTTATTAGGAATCACAAGGACAGTAAAGAAAAATAGTCAATTACAGCATATATTAATGAGAAACGAATCCTGGATGTGGCTAGGATTTCCAGAATGGAAAACAGAAAGACCTATAGAATTTTCAATCAAGGGTCAGCGATATCAAATTATCCCAGATGCAACCTATTTTGATGATAAAGTCCCTCATTTCGTAGAGGTAGATCGCATGCAACATATGAAAGCAAATGAACATAAAATACAGTTATATGGCCATATAACAGATATCTATAAAAGACAGAATGCTATTGTTCCAGTGATTATCTTTTTTACACTGTCAGACTATCGGCAATCTAAATTAGAGCAATATGCTGTAAAACAAAATGTATTTATGAGAACGTTCGTTATGGACGATATATTTTAG
- a CDS encoding helix-turn-helix domain-containing protein, with the protein MFGLGKKRTPFGDYLDRRGIKQQWLVQRTGLSKSLISDLANKKDRVPTLTSATKIIKTLRKFDKRVDYHDFWDINV; encoded by the coding sequence ATGTTTGGGCTAGGAAAAAAAAGAACTCCATTTGGTGATTATTTAGATCGTAGAGGAATTAAACAACAATGGTTAGTACAACGAACTGGATTAAGTAAATCATTAATAAGTGATTTAGCAAATAAAAAAGATCGTGTTCCCACTTTAACATCCGCAACCAAAATTATTAAAACACTAAGAAAATTTGATAAGCGTGTTGATTATCATGACTTTTGGGACATAAATGTTTAA
- a CDS encoding patatin-like phospholipase family protein — MNKNLKLAFSGGGFRASFYALGGYKRLVECKLDQYVTSISSVSGGSITAAAIMLALYKGGEFRNVIDFEERVITPLVKLGQIDLRTKLITNSFTKQILSFKSIREKCSDALPTLLDEYLCEGIHMKELQNLSTTWYCNTTCLDTMRMFYFSNDHMYGTYIGQTTNIDDISVSYAVATSAAFPLLFAPISLSVADRIFCDPENRMQGNPLLKYDTLWFSDGGVFDNIGTEPLILPDEAESVNNQRRSPPLAKHRKEPMKFIPKNSDEIYFVLDASAAEREWKENEKPTHFELNKRILDTSNSQIVVLRRKMLRNLDPDIYPGLQLILSTPIQTLLDSNRNPFYTDHVSLPDYQLYSPPSDEENIENLLAGLRTDLDGFHDSEIQTLMRAGEIRMDMALRMLLPDYMKSLKNISIPTFSSENIEQLSEILRSGGKHRLTGSLFQKLHDIKEP; from the coding sequence TTGAATAAAAATCTGAAATTAGCATTTTCTGGCGGTGGGTTTCGGGCTTCATTCTATGCGCTAGGGGGATATAAACGGCTAGTTGAATGTAAACTAGATCAGTATGTGACGAGTATCAGCTCTGTTTCTGGAGGTAGTATCACCGCTGCAGCTATTATGCTTGCCCTATATAAAGGTGGTGAGTTTCGAAATGTAATTGATTTTGAAGAGCGTGTTATTACTCCCTTAGTTAAATTAGGACAAATCGACCTTCGTACAAAATTGATTACAAATTCTTTTACAAAACAAATCTTGTCTTTTAAATCTATTCGGGAGAAATGTAGCGATGCACTACCAACATTACTTGATGAATATCTTTGCGAAGGGATTCACATGAAAGAATTACAAAACCTTTCGACCACCTGGTATTGTAATACAACCTGTTTAGATACTATGAGGATGTTTTATTTCTCAAATGATCATATGTACGGAACTTATATTGGACAAACAACCAATATAGATGACATTTCCGTTTCTTATGCTGTGGCTACTTCTGCCGCTTTTCCATTATTATTTGCCCCTATCTCTTTATCGGTAGCAGATAGAATCTTTTGCGATCCGGAAAATCGAATGCAAGGGAACCCATTGTTAAAATATGACACCTTGTGGTTTTCCGATGGAGGAGTATTCGATAATATCGGAACTGAACCATTGATATTACCGGATGAGGCAGAATCAGTAAATAATCAACGTAGATCTCCCCCTTTAGCAAAGCATAGAAAAGAACCTATGAAATTTATTCCCAAAAATTCTGATGAGATATACTTTGTGTTAGATGCCTCTGCGGCTGAAAGAGAGTGGAAAGAAAATGAAAAACCTACTCATTTTGAATTAAACAAACGCATTCTAGATACATCTAATAGCCAAATTGTAGTATTAAGAAGAAAAATGTTACGTAATTTAGATCCAGATATTTACCCAGGATTACAGCTCATTCTTAGTACTCCTATTCAAACTTTATTAGATTCAAATAGGAACCCTTTTTATACTGACCATGTTTCTTTACCAGACTATCAATTATATTCCCCTCCTTCAGACGAAGAAAATATAGAAAATTTATTAGCAGGACTTCGTACGGATTTGGATGGTTTTCATGATAGTGAAATTCAAACATTGATGCGTGCAGGTGAAATTCGAATGGACATGGCTTTACGGATGTTGCTGCCAGATTATATGAAGAGTTTAAAAAACATATCTATTCCTACATTTTCATCAGAAAATATAGAGCAACTTTCAGAAATATTACGGTCAGGTGGTAAGCATCGCTTAACTGGCAGTCTTTTTCAAAAACTTCATGATATTAAGGAACCTTGA
- a CDS encoding AAA family ATPase, whose translation MFQTNDIVNINENLKIVGRIGTGKTTILKELATKLDNVMVLDFIGEYEDLKESFEGDKLNVINLCNRTCPKVELSKEIIDLAKQHDFVIIDETFYLFAEEVKEFLSFIQQMKEANTKVIASFQTLPPIEIDIEFPQFIMLNQ comes from the coding sequence ATGTTCCAAACAAATGATATAGTGAACATAAATGAAAATTTAAAGATTGTTGGTCGTATTGGTACAGGTAAAACAACAATTTTAAAAGAACTTGCTACCAAGTTGGATAACGTAATGGTTTTAGACTTTATTGGTGAGTATGAAGATCTTAAAGAATCGTTTGAAGGAGATAAGTTAAATGTTATAAACCTGTGCAATCGAACCTGTCCGAAAGTGGAATTGAGCAAAGAAATAATCGATTTAGCTAAACAACATGACTTTGTAATAATTGATGAAACATTTTACTTATTTGCTGAAGAAGTAAAGGAGTTTTTATCATTTATACAACAAATGAAAGAAGCTAATACAAAAGTAATAGCAAGTTTTCAAACATTACCACCAATAGAAATTGATATCGAATTTCCTCAATTCATCATGCTTAATCAATGA
- a CDS encoding VirD4-like conjugal transfer protein, CD1115 family gives MNSISPKPSFKYKLAEWKVLISMSAFLFGGIFLIVNFLGNIIVELVKTTFSDLLHPKPFHIGIEDLYTFQHPLLLYLVLFLIASLCTIQFAYKVRSSFKDLNQNQKDSSRFATLDEVKRQYRAIPEKTERYEGKGGVVISRYDEISVKSILRQAKKVMEAKGMEKWQEIKNLKDSAKAGRLLIDDGAVSNLIIGTTRSGKGETYVFPTIDAYSRAKIQPSLIVNDPKGELLAASKKTLEKRGFHIEVLNLINPLESMSYNLLQLIKDAYKQGDTATAQTLCNTLSFSLYYNPNVKDPFWNNSAMSLCNALILAVIDKCITEKTEDKICMYTVANMLSELGSKEIVIDAKGNTKNALDIYFEMLPADSVAKMQYATSNFAKGETTRGGIFSTAMSKLSIFTFEGIAKMTSRNSIDLKRIGFGKSLQGKGTPRVRVQIIFPDGSKESIKTDTAGRFELDFQQNVKKGQRIHVMESKTKKKMIVEIQTINKDTGETTFKVVEKQDGLQIDNIVIFEKPIAVFMIVPDYDSSNHVIASIFIRQLYFVLSKYAGLARGGKCHREVVYLLDEFGNMPAIDDMGNIVTVCLGRNIRFNLIVQALPQLKMKYGDASTTIQDNCGNQIYIQSGNKETAKEISEKLGNQTINSLSRSGKGLSIDKSKTEGIDTKPLLTPTELMRFQEGESAVIRFMKRRDNKFEKIEPFPILNRGKTVMKYRWEYLGDDFDTDQSILDIDIRSLHEYVNPRDLIIDFFPKQEEAPTGQSEEPQQIAPGSEPEPVPTPSEEEYEEPQFADIDEEIEIPEEAYSSEPVVIVESSSVFEPLTLENWEQKTAEEFFETHRSIWSVIEKKCMKQWNRPLADIQASTMESFIDDLKILVTTGQIDKNTYRLINGKYGEIMDSLLEKEGVKEEA, from the coding sequence ATGAACAGTATAAGTCCAAAACCGTCATTCAAATACAAACTAGCTGAATGGAAAGTACTCATCTCAATGAGTGCTTTTTTATTTGGTGGAATCTTCCTTATCGTAAATTTTCTAGGAAACATCATTGTAGAGTTAGTCAAGACAACATTTTCCGATCTATTACATCCAAAGCCTTTTCATATCGGAATAGAGGATCTGTATACCTTTCAACATCCGTTGTTACTCTATCTCGTATTATTTCTAATTGCGAGCCTTTGTACCATACAATTCGCCTACAAGGTTCGTTCGAGTTTTAAGGATTTAAATCAGAATCAAAAAGATTCTTCTCGTTTTGCAACACTTGATGAAGTGAAACGACAATATCGAGCGATTCCTGAAAAGACCGAACGATATGAGGGAAAAGGTGGTGTGGTCATTTCTAGGTATGATGAAATTTCGGTGAAATCTATTTTACGACAAGCAAAAAAAGTGATGGAAGCAAAAGGGATGGAAAAGTGGCAAGAAATTAAAAACTTAAAAGATAGTGCCAAGGCAGGAAGGCTACTTATAGATGATGGGGCTGTTAGTAATTTAATCATCGGGACAACGAGGTCTGGTAAAGGGGAAACCTATGTATTTCCAACAATTGATGCTTATTCCCGTGCCAAAATACAGCCATCTTTAATCGTCAATGACCCGAAGGGTGAATTGCTAGCGGCATCGAAAAAAACGCTGGAAAAACGGGGGTTTCATATTGAAGTTTTAAATTTAATTAACCCGTTAGAGTCGATGAGCTACAACTTGCTTCAACTTATCAAAGATGCCTATAAACAAGGTGATACAGCAACAGCTCAGACACTTTGTAATACATTATCCTTTTCACTTTATTACAATCCAAATGTAAAGGATCCTTTCTGGAATAACAGTGCGATGAGCTTATGTAATGCATTAATCTTAGCGGTTATAGATAAATGTATTACAGAAAAAACAGAAGATAAAATTTGCATGTACACGGTTGCTAATATGTTATCGGAGCTTGGTTCGAAAGAAATTGTGATTGATGCAAAAGGAAATACCAAAAATGCATTAGATATATACTTTGAAATGCTTCCAGCCGATAGTGTAGCAAAAATGCAATATGCAACTTCAAATTTTGCGAAAGGTGAAACTACACGAGGTGGCATTTTTAGTACGGCAATGAGTAAATTATCTATTTTTACATTTGAAGGAATTGCAAAAATGACGTCTCGTAACAGTATCGACTTAAAACGAATAGGTTTTGGGAAAAGTTTGCAAGGAAAAGGAACACCAAGGGTTCGTGTACAAATTATCTTCCCAGATGGATCGAAAGAAAGTATCAAAACAGATACAGCAGGGCGTTTTGAACTGGATTTCCAGCAAAATGTAAAAAAAGGTCAGCGTATTCATGTGATGGAGAGTAAAACGAAGAAGAAAATGATTGTAGAGATCCAAACAATCAACAAGGATACAGGTGAAACAACATTCAAAGTTGTCGAGAAACAAGATGGATTACAAATTGATAACATTGTCATTTTTGAAAAACCAATTGCGGTCTTTATGATCGTTCCAGACTATGATTCTAGTAATCATGTCATTGCCTCAATCTTTATTAGACAGTTATATTTTGTGCTCTCCAAGTATGCTGGTTTAGCTCGTGGTGGGAAGTGTCATAGAGAAGTAGTGTATTTACTGGATGAATTTGGTAATATGCCTGCGATTGATGATATGGGGAATATTGTAACGGTATGTTTAGGACGAAACATCCGATTTAACCTCATTGTGCAAGCTCTTCCGCAGTTGAAAATGAAATATGGAGATGCAAGTACCACGATTCAAGACAATTGCGGGAATCAAATTTATATTCAATCGGGTAATAAAGAAACCGCAAAAGAAATATCCGAAAAATTAGGGAATCAAACAATCAATTCATTATCTCGAAGTGGGAAAGGACTATCAATTGATAAGAGTAAGACAGAAGGGATTGATACGAAACCATTATTAACGCCAACAGAGTTAATGAGGTTCCAAGAAGGAGAAAGTGCAGTAATACGCTTTATGAAGCGTCGGGATAATAAGTTTGAAAAGATAGAGCCGTTTCCTATTCTGAACCGAGGAAAAACGGTCATGAAATACCGTTGGGAGTACCTGGGAGATGACTTTGATACGGATCAATCCATTTTAGATATCGACATTCGTTCTTTACATGAATATGTGAATCCAAGGGATCTCATAATTGATTTCTTCCCAAAACAAGAAGAGGCGCCAACTGGGCAATCAGAAGAGCCACAACAAATTGCACCAGGATCTGAACCAGAGCCTGTGCCGACGCCTTCAGAAGAAGAGTATGAGGAACCACAATTTGCGGATATTGATGAAGAGATTGAGATTCCAGAAGAAGCATATTCATCAGAACCAGTTGTGATAGTAGAATCATCTAGTGTTTTTGAACCACTTACCTTAGAAAATTGGGAACAAAAAACAGCAGAAGAATTCTTTGAAACACATCGTTCCATTTGGAGTGTGATTGAAAAGAAATGTATGAAGCAATGGAATAGACCATTAGCGGATATTCAGGCAAGTACAATGGAAAGCTTTATTGACGATTTGAAAATATTAGTGACGACAGGACAAATTGATAAGAATACGTATCGTTTGATTAATGGGAAATACGGTGAAATTATGGATAGTTTACTAGAAAAAGAAGGCGTAAAGGAGGAAGCATGA
- a CDS encoding pLS20_p028 family conjugation system transmembrane protein translates to MNDEKVLEILKTFGEYLEIGGFTNYILRSIGWMIILGLSYLVDALEGITDKILLVKTLFASEEVQSYVRDFQPLFYVLFAFSLIYIGYTLIFNRKTNREQIAVNIFISMGVIVLLSTAMMQADKFTDKAIKAVDLKGSGTTSEKIIKDGLTDVAQFDIGEWKTTKLKEPNQIPQENIRRIDILEKIDKEFKISKDKELTDDGQKILEKKMSVAPDGKEVLIDLKNGWFDFWPDKYYRWDWEFWKIASSLFVIGMTLLFTAIKLGKLCFELAFSYILANLVAPADVANGQKTKHILMNILNAFLIMIMIFLSLKLYLIGMNYIHENVNGIAYVVALICLSLAVVDGPVICERLFGIDAGLKNGWGVVAGGYALGKGISKATGNIASKAGNMLKSTGKGALQAGAGAAGIANGYKNAGKTNGGEQKEQKQGKEQQGKENKKEGKEQQGKENGKEGKEKQGDANGGANGTGHSSIQDEMKSSGFDKEAKNEGQGSSANVSGGTQSGGSGTPTSASGGSKPGGSGTPTSASGGSKPGGSGAPSSTTGGSQSSGGGAPSSTTGGSQSSGSGTPSSTSGGSQSSGGGAPSSTTGGSQSSGGGAPSSTTGGSQSSGSGTSSSDESSSGSSRPVDTAPTSTEDIPAPQRENRTIGQYAKDRLSNAFHNSPTVQKTKRSYQLGQNTGEGLRNKRQNKNEGQNTNQNPPKNRRKDA, encoded by the coding sequence ATGAATGATGAGAAAGTCTTAGAAATACTAAAAACATTTGGTGAGTACTTAGAAATTGGTGGATTTACGAACTATATTCTCCGTTCGATTGGTTGGATGATTATTTTAGGGTTATCGTATCTGGTGGATGCATTAGAAGGAATTACAGATAAAATTTTGTTAGTCAAAACGTTATTTGCATCAGAAGAAGTACAATCTTATGTGCGAGATTTTCAGCCTCTCTTTTATGTGTTATTTGCGTTTTCGCTCATTTATATTGGATATACTTTAATATTCAATCGCAAAACAAATCGTGAACAGATTGCGGTGAATATTTTTATCAGTATGGGTGTAATTGTGCTACTAAGTACGGCAATGATGCAAGCAGATAAATTTACAGATAAGGCAATTAAGGCAGTGGATCTCAAGGGCAGTGGAACTACAAGCGAAAAGATTATAAAGGATGGTCTTACAGATGTTGCGCAGTTTGACATAGGGGAATGGAAGACAACCAAGTTAAAGGAACCAAATCAAATTCCACAAGAAAATATTAGAAGAATCGACATTTTAGAAAAAATTGACAAAGAATTTAAAATTAGTAAGGATAAAGAATTAACTGATGATGGACAAAAAATCTTAGAAAAGAAAATGAGTGTTGCACCAGATGGAAAAGAAGTACTGATAGATTTAAAAAATGGTTGGTTTGATTTTTGGCCAGATAAATATTACCGCTGGGACTGGGAGTTTTGGAAAATCGCTTCTTCTTTATTTGTAATTGGGATGACACTATTGTTTACAGCAATCAAACTTGGAAAATTGTGCTTTGAACTAGCTTTCAGCTACATTCTAGCAAACTTAGTTGCACCGGCAGATGTGGCAAATGGACAAAAAACTAAGCATATTCTGATGAATATTTTAAATGCGTTTCTTATCATGATTATGATTTTCCTTTCATTAAAGCTCTATCTCATCGGTATGAACTATATTCATGAAAATGTAAATGGGATTGCTTATGTAGTGGCATTAATTTGTTTAAGCCTTGCGGTTGTAGATGGTCCCGTTATTTGTGAACGTCTTTTTGGCATTGATGCAGGGCTTAAAAATGGCTGGGGAGTCGTTGCAGGTGGATACGCACTTGGAAAGGGAATCAGTAAAGCAACCGGCAATATAGCGTCCAAAGCTGGTAACATGTTAAAAAGTACAGGTAAGGGCGCATTACAAGCAGGTGCTGGTGCCGCAGGAATCGCAAATGGATATAAAAATGCAGGGAAAACAAATGGTGGTGAACAAAAGGAGCAAAAGCAAGGAAAAGAACAACAAGGTAAAGAGAATAAAAAAGAAGGGAAAGAACAACAAGGTAAAGAGAATGGAAAAGAAGGGAAAGAAAAGCAAGGCGATGCCAATGGCGGGGCAAATGGAACCGGTCATTCATCTATACAAGATGAAATGAAATCGTCTGGTTTTGATAAAGAGGCTAAAAATGAAGGGCAGGGTTCTTCAGCGAATGTATCCGGCGGAACGCAATCTGGAGGTAGTGGAACACCAACAAGTGCATCAGGGGGAAGTAAACCAGGAGGTAGTGGAACACCAACAAGTGCATCAGGGGGAAGTAAACCAGGAGGTAGTGGAGCACCATCAAGTACAACTGGTGGATCTCAATCAAGTGGTGGAGGAGCACCATCAAGTACAACAGGCGGATCTCAATCAAGTGGTAGCGGAACACCATCAAGTACATCAGGTGGATCTCAATCAAGTGGTGGAGGAGCACCATCAAGTACAACTGGTGGATCTCAATCAAGTGGTGGAGGAGCACCATCAAGTACAACAGGTGGGTCTCAATCAAGTGGTAGCGGAACATCTTCAAGTGATGAAAGTTCTTCTGGTTCATCTCGTCCGGTAGATACGGCACCAACTTCTACAGAGGATATTCCAGCACCACAAAGGGAAAACCGTACCATTGGTCAATATGCAAAGGATCGTCTCTCTAACGCATTTCATAATTCTCCAACAGTACAAAAGACAAAACGTTCTTATCAGCTTGGACAAAATACAGGAGAGGGCTTACGAAACAAACGCCAAAATAAGAATGAAGGGCAAAATACAAATCAAAATCCACCCAAAAATCGTAGAAAAGATGCATAG
- a CDS encoding DUF5592 family protein, with protein MANYRIPKEIRTELKINKVLYLFDLLFIIGLVVFTMTTKPLVHPMFQIPYYIFMLIVGVLLIVRPNTNPQKRMFEVLFIMLARKRSTYCAIDQEQD; from the coding sequence ATGGCAAACTATCGTATTCCAAAAGAAATACGAACGGAATTGAAAATCAACAAAGTGTTATACCTTTTTGATCTCTTGTTCATTATAGGGCTTGTGGTTTTCACCATGACAACTAAGCCTTTGGTTCATCCGATGTTTCAAATTCCCTATTATATATTTATGTTGATTGTAGGTGTCCTTTTAATTGTTCGTCCCAATACAAACCCACAAAAACGGATGTTTGAGGTGCTGTTTATTATGTTAGCTAGAAAACGTTCTACGTATTGTGCAATCGACCAGGAACAAGACTAA